TTCTCACAGTAGACATGCTTACCCAACTTCATCGCCGCAATGGACGCCACCGCATGGGTGTGGTCGGGTGTCGCCACGACGACGGCGTCAATTTGCCCGTGCAGTTCGTCCAGCATCTTCCGAAAGTCTTTGTAGCGCCTCGCCGCCGGAAACTTTTGGAAGGTGCCTGACGCCCGTCGGTCATCCACATCGCACAACGCGACGATGTTCTCACCCATCCCCGCAAATACATTCACCAACCCACCGCCTTGACCGCCAGCGCCGACGAACGCCATGTTGAGTTTGTTGTTCGCCTGATAACCCCACACCGACTTAGGGTTGCGCAAGACGAGCAACCCCACGCTGCCGAGCGCCGCATTGCGTAGGAATGTCCGCCGCTTCATCCGACCATCGCCTCCTTTTGCATCCTGCAAGGGCAGGTTCAACCCTGCCCCGCTGCTCTCGCTCGTGGCAGGGATGCGATAATCTCCACGACGCCCCTTCGGGTTAAGTGAGGAAAGTGACGGGAGTCTTTGCAGTCGGGAACCGCAGCGGATCGGTGAGGTGCGATAATTTCGCGGAGCCCACCTTTGTTGAAGGAAGGCTGCCTCACGAGCGGTGTCACGCCGCCACGCTCTTTAGGCACAGGTCTGCGCCGTTGCATCCCCGATGAACCTCCTCGCGGCGCCGGAAAGTACCGTGCGCCGTTATGCGGCATAGTTTTTAGCACACTCTCGCGGCAATATCAACCTTTGAGGTGCGACGGCGATGGAGCGTTACCGCAGCGTTATCCCAGACTTTGACGCGTTCCTTGCGACCCTTCAGCGCCCGCAGCCCGTCACGGTGCGGGTCAACCGCTTGAAGGCGACACCCCAAAAGGTCGCCGACGCATTGCGGCGGCGCGGGTTTGAAGTGACGCCGTTAGCGTGGGACGAATGGCTGCTACGCGTGGACGGTGGCGGCAGCGTCGCCAAAACATTGGAGCATTGGCTGGGCTGGTTTTATGTGCAGGAAGCCAGCGCTGCCACCGCCGTGATGGCGTTAGACCCGCAACCGGGCGAACGCGTCTTGGACTTGTGCGCCGCGCCTGGCGGCAAAACGACACAGATGGCGGAGTTGATGGGCAACACAGGGCTCATCGTCGCCAACGATGTAACGCCCAAACGGTTGCGGGCGTTGTTAGCCAACCTCTCGCGCACGGGCGTGACCAACACGATCGTGACGCAATGGGACGGGCGCAATTACCCCGACCTCGGCATCGCCTTTGACAAAGTGCTGGTGGATGTCCCTTGCTCGGCGGAAGGGCGCGCCCGCGAAAACCCCGACCTGCTACAAGGCGCCGATCTCGCCTTTATCCGCTCCATCAGCGGCACACAAAAAGGGCTGTTGCGGCGCGCATTGGA
The sequence above is drawn from the bacterium HR17 genome and encodes:
- the rsmF gene encoding Ribosomal RNA small subunit methyltransferase F — protein: MERYRSVIPDFDAFLATLQRPQPVTVRVNRLKATPQKVADALRRRGFEVTPLAWDEWLLRVDGGGSVAKTLEHWLGWFYVQEASAATAVMALDPQPGERVLDLCAAPGGKTTQMAELMGNTGLIVANDVTPKRLRALLANLSRTGVTNTIVTQWDGRNYPDLGIAFDKVLVDVPCSAEGRARENPDLLQGADLAFIRSISGTQKGLLRRALELVKPGGVVVYATCTFAPEENEAVVAYALQKVPSELLPLGLPVPHAPGLTEWQGRSFGDAMRRCARIYPHHLDSGGMFLAKLQRLE